One genomic window of Piliocolobus tephrosceles isolate RC106 chromosome 19, ASM277652v3, whole genome shotgun sequence includes the following:
- the SLC25A17 gene encoding peroxisomal membrane protein PMP34 isoform X3, giving the protein MFYEGLKRQLLKKRMKLSSLDVFIIGAVAKAIATTLTYPMQTVQSILRFGRHRLNPENRTLGSLRNILYLLHQRVRRFGILGLYKGLEAKLLQTVLTAALMFLVYEKLTAATFTVMGLKRAHTH; this is encoded by the exons ATGTTCTATGAAGGTTTAAAACGGCAGCTTTTAAAGAAACGGATGAAG CTTTCTTCCTTGGATGTGTTCATCATTGGTGCAGTAGCCAAAGCGATTGCCACCACGCTCACCTATCCCATGCAGACAGTACAGTCAATTCTGAGG TTTGGGCGTCATAGACTAAACCCAGAAAACAGAACATTGGGAAGTCTTCGGAATATTCTCTATCTTCTTCACCAACGAGTAAG GCGTTTTGGAATACTGGGACTCTACAAAGGCCTGGAAGCCAAACTGCTGCAGACAGTCCTCACTGCTGCTCTCATGTTCCTTGTTTATGAGAAACTGACAGCTGCCACCTTCACAGTTATGGGGCTGaagcgtgcacacacacactga